In one Saimiri boliviensis isolate mSaiBol1 chromosome 19, mSaiBol1.pri, whole genome shotgun sequence genomic region, the following are encoded:
- the NCSTN gene encoding nicastrin, whose product MATAGGVSGADPGSRSLLRLLSFCVLLAGLCRGNSVERKIYIPLNKTAPCVRLLNATHQIGCQSSISGDTGVIHVVEKEEDLQWVLTDGPNPPYMVLLESKLFTRNLMEKLKGRTSRIAGLAVSLTKPSPASGFSPSVQCPNDGFGVYSNSYGPEFAHCGEIQWNSLGNGLAYEDFSFPIFLLEDENETKVIKQCYQDHNLSQNGSAPTFPLCAMQLFSHMHAVISTATCMRRSSIQSTFSINPEIVCDPLSDYNVWSMLKPINTTGTLKPDDRVVVAATRLDSRSFFWNVAPGAESAVASFVTQLAAAEALQKAPDVTTLPRNVMFVFFQGETFDYIGSSRMVYDMEKGKFPVQLENVDSFVELGQVALRTSLELWMHTDPMSQKNESVRSQVEDLLNTLEKSGAGVPAVILRRPNQSQPLPPSSLQRFLRARNISGVVLADHSRAFNNKYYQSIYDTAENINVSYPEWLSPEEDLNFVTDTAKALADVATVLGRALYELAGGTNFSDTVQADPQTVTRLLYGFLIRANNSWFQSILRQDLRSYLGDGPLQHYIAVSSPTNTTYIVQYALANLTGTVVNLTREQCQDPSKVPSENKDLYEYSWVQGPLNSNETDRLPRCVRSTARLARALSPAFELSQWSSTEYSTWTESRWKDIRARIFLIASKELEFITLIVGFGILTFSLIVTYCINAKADVLFIAPREPGAVSY is encoded by the exons ATGGCCACGGCAGGGGGTGTCTCTGGGGCTGACCCGGGAAGTCGGAGTCTCCTTCGCCTTCTGTCTTTCTGCGTCCTACTAGCAG GTTTGTGCAGGGGAAACTCAGTGGAGAGGAAGATATATATCCCCTTAAATAAAACAGCTCCCTGTGTTCGCCTGCTTAACGCCACTCATCAGATTGGCTGCCAGT CTTCAATTAGTGGAGACACAGGGGTTATCCACGTCGTAGAGAAAGAAGAGGACCTGCAGTGGGTATTGACTGATGGCCCTAACCCCCCTTACATGGTTCTGCTGGAGAGCAAGCTTTTTACCAG GAATTTAATGGAGAAGCTGAAGGGAAGAACCAGTCGAATTGCTGGTCTTGCAGTGTCCTTGACCAAGCCCAGTCCAGCTTCAGGCTTCTCTCCTAGTGTGCAGTGCCCAAATGACGGGTTTG GTGTTTACTCCAACTCCTATGGGCCAGAGTTTGCTCACTGTGGAGAAATACAGTGGAACTCACTGGGCAATGGTTTGGCTTATGAAGACTTTAGTTTCCCCATCTTTCTTCttgaagatgaaaatgaaacCAAGGTCATCAAGCAG TGCTACCAAGATCACAACCTGAGTCAGAATGGCTCAGCACCAACCTTCCCGCTGTGTGCCATGCAGCTCTTCTCACACATGCACGCTGTCATCAGCACTGCCACCTGCATGCGGCGCAGCTCCATCCAAAGCACCTTCAGCATCAACCCAG AAATCGTCTGTGACCCCCTGTCTGATTACAATGTGTGGAGCATGCTAAAGCCTATCAATACAACTGGGACATTAAAGCCGGATGACAGGGTTGTGGTCGCTGCCACCCGG CTGGATAGTCGTTCCTTCTTCTGGAATGTGGCCCCAGGGGCCGAAAGCGCGGTGGCTTCCTTCGTCACGCAGCTGGCTGCTGCTGAAGCTTTGCAAAAGGCACCTGATGTGACCACCCTGCCCCGCAATGTCATGTTTGTCTTCTTTCAAGGG GAAACTTTTGACTACATTGGCAGCTCAAGGATGGTCTACGATATGGAGAAGGGCAAGTTTCCTGTGCAGTTAGAGAACGTTGACTCATTTGTGGAGCTGGGACAG GTGGCCTTAAGAACTTCACTAGAGCTTTGGATGCACACAGATCCCATGTCTCAGAAAAATGAGTCTGTTCGGAGCCAG GTGGAGGATCTCCTGAACACATTGGAGAAGAGTGGTGCTGGCGTCCCTGCTGTCATCCTCAGGAGGCCAAATCAGTCCCAGCCTCTCCCACCATCTTCCCTGCAGCGATTTCTTCGAGCTCGAAACATCTCTGGTGTTGTTCTGGCTGACCACTCTCGTGCCTTCAATAACAA ATACTACCAGAGTATTTACGACACTGCTGAGAACATTAATGTGAGCTATCCCGAATGGCTGAGCCCTGAAGAGGACCTGAACTTTGTAACAGACACTGCCAAG GCCCTGGCAGATGTGGCCACAGTGCTGGGACGTGCTCTGTATGAGCTTGCAGGAGGAACCAACTTCAGCGACACAGTTCAGGCTGATCCCCAAACG GTTACTCGCCTGCTCTATGGGTTTCTGATTAGAGCCAACAACTCATGGTTCCAGTCTATCCTCAGGCAGGACCTAAGGTCCTACTTGG GTGACGGGCCTCTTCAACATTACATCGCTGTCTCTAGCCCCACCAACACCACTTACATCGTACAGTATGCCTTGGCAAATTTGACTGGCACAGTGGTCAACCTCACCCGAGAGCAGTGCCAGGATCCAAGTAAAGTCCCAAGTGAAAACAAGGAT CTGTATGAGTACTCATGGGTCCAGGGCCCTTTGAATTCCAATGAGACGGACCGACTCCCCCGGTGCGTGCGTTCCACTGCACGATTAGCCAGGGCCTTGTCTCCTGCCTTCGAACTGAGTCAGTGGAGCTCTACTGAATACTCTACATGGACTGAGAGCCGCTGGAAAGATATCCGTGCCCGAATATTTCTCATTGCCAGCAAAGAGCTTGAG TTCATCACCCTGATAGTGGGCTTCGGCATCCTCACCTTCTCTCTCATCGTCACCTACTGCATCAATGCCAAAGCTGATGTCCTTTTCATTGCTCCCCGGGAGCCAGGAGCCGTGTCATACTGA